DNA from Parageobacillus thermoglucosidasius:
GAAACAGGATTGCGGCGAGAAAGCGAAGGCGTGTACGTAAAAGTGCCGGTCTTCTCGTTCGCCAAATTGCGCAATGTCGATATTTCGCTTGGCCCGGAAATGAAGTCGACCGGCGAAGTGATCGGCAAAGACGCCACTTTTGAAAAAGCGCTCTATAAAGGGCTCGTCGCCTCAGGCATCCATATTCGCCCGCATGGCGCCGTGTTATTGACTGTCGCCGATAAAGATAAAGAAGATGCGGTGGAAATTGCCAGACGTTTCTGCGAAATTGGCTATCAGCTGCTTGCGACGAGCGGCACGGCGGAGGTGTTAAAAGCGGCGGCCATCCCGGTAACCGTCGTCAATAAAATTGATTCCGCATCGCCAAACATTTTGGACGTCATTCGCCAAGGAAAAGTGCAAGTTGTCATCAACACGCTCACAAAAGGAAAACAGCCGGAAAGCGACGGCTTCCGCATCCGCCGCGAAGCAGTCGAAAACGGCATTCCATGCTTGACGTCGCTGGATACGGCGCGGGCGATGCTGCAAGTGCTCGAATCGATGACGTTTTCAACAACAGCGATGCAAAGGATGGTGCGCGCATAATGAAGCGGGAAAACATGAGGATAGTCCGCCACAAGCAGCTTGCGAAAAACATTTACGAGATCGTGTTAAGCGGCCGCTTAGTGGAAGAAATGAATGAACCGGGGCAATTTGTCCATGTGAGAGTGTCTTCGCAGCCGGCCCCGCTCTTGCGCCGTCCGCTTAGCCTTTGCCATATCAACAAAAAAGAGCGCGAATGCACGATTATTTACCGGAAAGAAGGGGTCGGCACCGCCTTGCTTTCGGAAAAATGGCCGGGGGAAACGGTCGATGTGCTCGGCCCGCTCGGAAACGGATTTCCGCTTGATGCCGCGGCAAAAGGGAAGCGTGCGCTTCTTGTCGGCGGCGGCATCGGCATTCCGCCGCTTTATGAACTAGCGAAGCGGCTTGCCGCAAAAGGAGTTGTCGTCACGAATGTGCTCGGATTTCAAACGAAAGAAACCGTCTTTTACGAACGGGAATTTGCCGCGTTTGGCGAAACGCATGTGGCAACGGCGGATGGTTCTTATGGCATGAAAGGATTTGTCACCGATGTGATTAAGGAGAGAGAGCTTTCATTTGACGTGTTGTACGCGTGTGGCCCTAAACCGATGCTAAAAGCGCTTAAGCAAGCATTTCCGCACAAAGAGATATATCTTTCGCTGGAAGAGCGGATGGGCTGTGGCATCGGCGCATGCTTGGCCTGCGTCTGCCGCGTGCCTGGCAGCAAAACGGCGTATAAAAAAATATGCAGCGACGGTCCTGTATTTAAAGCCGAGGAGGTGGAGCTATGAACCGTTTAGCGGTTGAATTGCCGGGGCTTTCCTTGAAAAATCCGGTGATGCCGGCGTCGGGATGCTTCGGCTTTGGCCGCGAATACGCGCGCTTCTATGATTTAAGCGTGCTTGGCGCCATTATGATAAAAGCGACGACGCAGGAGCCGCGCTTTGGCAACCCGACGCCGAGGGTGGCGGAAACGCCAGGCGGGATGCTGAATGCGATCGGCCTGCAAAACCCCGGTTTAGAAAAAGTCATGAAAGAAGAGCTGCCGTGGCTCGCGCAGTTTGATGTGCCGGTTATCGCCAACATCGCTGGCTCGACGATGGAGGAATATGTTGAAGTTGCCAAACATATTTCGAAAGCGCCAAACGTTTGCGCGCTCGAGCTCAATATTTCCTGTCCGAACGTCAAAAAAGGCGGAATTGCATTTGGCACCATTCCGGAAATTGCCGCAGAACTCACGAAGCTCGTGAAAGAAATTTCCGAAGTCCCCGTCTACGTCAAACTTTCGCCAAATGTCACAGATATTGTTGAAATCGCGAAAGCAATTGAAGCAGCAGGTGCAGATGGGTTGACGATGATTAATACGATCCTTGGCATGCGCATTGATGTGAAAACCGCTGAGCCGGTTTTGGCAAACAGAACGGGTGGCTTGTCAGGGCCGGCGATTAAGCCGATCGCGATCCGCATGATTTATGAAGTAAGCCAGGCTGTTTCGATTCCGATTATCGGCATGGGCGGCATTCGATCCGCTGAAGATGTCATTGAGTTTTTCTACGCCGGCGCCAGCGCTGTCGCCATTGGCACGGCAAATTTCATCGATCCGTTCGTCTGCCCGAACATTATCGCCGAGCTGCCGCCATTGCTGGATAAGCTGGGCATCGACCATATTTCCGAATGCACGGGAAGGAGCTGGAAAAAAGGTGAACGATCCGTTTATTATCGCACTTGATTTTCCGACAGAAAAGGACGTAAGAGCGCTTTTGCAATCGTTCCCGCGTGAATCGCTATTCGTCAAAGTTGGCATGGAATTATACTATCAAGAAGGTCCGGAGATTATCCATTATTTAAAAGATCAGGGACACCGGATTTTCCTTGATTTAAAGCTGCACGACATCCCGAATACGGTTAAGCGCGCGATGAAAGGATTAGCCCGTTTCGGAGTCGACATTGTCAACGTTCATGCCGCTGGGGGAACGCGGATGATGGAAGCGGCGCTCGAGGGACTGGAAGCAGGGACGCCAAGCGGAACGCGCCGTCCATATTGCATTGCGGTCACGCAGCTGACAAGCACAAGCGAGCAAATGCTGCATCGCGAGTTGTGGATCGACCGGCCGATGGAAGAAACGGTGCTTCATTATGCGGCGCTGGCAAAACAAAGCGGCCTTGACGGCGTGGTCTGCTCGGCAAAAGAAGTGCCGCTTGTCCGCAAACATTGCGGCGAAGCGTTTTTGACCGTCACCCCGGGAATTCGTTTTGCCGATGACGAAAAAAGCGACCAAGTCCGCGTCGTTACGCCATATGAAGCAAAAAAACTCGGCGCAAGCTTTATCGTCATCGGCAGAAGCATCACCCATGCTGAAAATCCAGCTGCAGCTTACGAGCGGTTACAACGGGAATGGAAGGGAGAAGAGAAAGAATGAAAAAAGAAATTGCCACACATTTGCTTGAGATCGGCGCGGTATCGCTGCAGCCAAATGAACCGTTCATATGGTCGTCTGGGTTGAAATCCCCGATTTACTGTGACAACCGGCTGACACTTGCGTATCCGCACGTGCGCAGCGCGATCGCCGACGGACTTGCTGCATGCATTCGCACCCATTTTCCTGAAGTGGAAGTGATCGCCGGCACGGCAACAGCAGGAATTCCGCACGCCGCTTGGGTGAGCGAGCGCATGAACTTGCCGATGTGCTATGTGCGCAGCCAAGCGAAAGGCCATGGAAAAGGAAAACAAATTGAAGGAAAAGTGGAAAAAGGACAAAAGGTCGTGGTTGTTGAAGATTTAATCTCCACAGGGGGCAGTTCATTAAATGCGGTTCGCGCTTTGAAAGAAGCGGGATGTTCCGTCCTTGGCGTTGCCGCCATTTTTACGTACGGATTGGAAAAAGCAAAACAAGCGTTTGCGGAACATAAGGTGGAAGTGCACACACTGACGGACTACGACACGCTCATTGAAGCCGCAGCCGGGATGGGCGCCGTGACAGAACAAGACCTCGCGACATTGCGCAAATGGCGGGAAAACCCGGAAAAGTGGGGGAAATAAAATCAACGCAAGCGAAAAGGAGCGCATCGGACTATGCGCTCTTTTTCATGATATTGTTTCATTTTTCTAGTAGCAGTCGGTAAAATGAAAAATCCAGGAACGGCGTTGTCCAATCCGTTTATTTTTCATGTCTGGAATTAAAATTGGAAGAAGTATTTCGATAATTTTCTACAGAAGCTAAAACCCTAATTTTTCTGACAAAGGATTTGAAAACGGTTTTTCAAACAATAGTTAAAATTATAAAATTTTGTGCTCTTTGTTTTCAAAGATTGGTGATGAAATGACAGAGAAAATTTTTAAATAAGAGCATTGTAATAAAGCATATGTCCTTTGGAAATGGCGCACGTCAGTTCAAAGAATCATTTCCAGGGAGTGGGATTATTGTTGCATAGTCATTGGCCGCCTTCTATGTGACTTGTTATAGATAGTGAGTTTTTCCTTTTAAACATAATTCGAGTCAATCGATGTCTTTGTTTTCGTCACTTGGTGAAACCCTTTTTTTGAGCCTCTCTCATTCACTGTGAAATCATGAATATCGTTATAATCCTTTAGTAATGGTTTTGAAGGAAAATCATACAAAAGTTTTATATTTTTTCTTGAAGTACAGATAATGTCCATGTGACGATGGTAATATATTAATTAGATATGTATTCAAAGGAGATATAACCAAAAAATGTGTTTACTGCAAGATAGAGGATTGTCGAGTTTTTTAGAAAGATCGAGTTCTTTTGTGGTGAAGATCCATTGAAGAACGTACAGATTGTGGGGGATCAGCTTGGATGAACAGCAATCGAAGCCGCTGCGGATTCTATCGCTTTACGAGCGACTTCGCCGAGGGGAAACCATTTCTAAAAAAAGAGAAGCAGAACGTTTTGGAGTAAATGAGAAAACAATTCAACGCGACATTGATGAATTGCGTGCATATATTGCGGATAACTTTAAAACATCATTGGTATTGGAGTACGACCGAAAAAAACATGGATATGTTTTAAAGCAAAATGAAAATGATTGGCTGACAAACGAAGAGATTCTTGTCATCGCAAAGGTGTTGTTAGAAAGTCGGGCATTGAAAAAGACGGAAATGGATCGACTGCTAGCGAAACTAATATTACAATCACCTCCGCAAAATCAGCGTTTTATTCAGGATGTGATTCACAATGAGCATTTTCACTATGTTCCGTTGCAACATAATAAGCCTTTAATCAATATGATTTGGGATTTAAGTTACGCGGTACGCACTAAACGAGTAATCATTGTTGATTACAAAAAAGAAGGGGAAGATGCTCTGATTAAAAGAAAGCTAAAGCCTGTCGGAGTCGTTTTCTCAGAATATTACTTTTATCTAGTTGCTTTTCTTATGGATTATGATTTCGATTTCCCAACCATTTATCGGGTCGACAGAATTGTTCGTTACGACATTACGAATGAGCGGTTCAAATCAGACTATAAAAACCGATTTGAGGAAGGAGAATTTCGTAAGCGAGTTCAATTTATGCACGCCGGAGAATTAATGAAAATCACCTTTCGCTATTGGGGCCCTTCTCTTCAAGCAATTTTAGACCGTTTGCCCACTGCCAAAGTGGTTGAAAAGGACGGGCAATCAGCCATCATCGAAGCGGAAGTTTATGGACGAGGCATCAAAATGTGGCTTTTGAGCCAAGCGCAGTATTTGGAAGTGTTAAAACCTGAGGAGTTTCGCAATGAGATGAGGGAAACAATAGAAAGTATGTTAAGGAATTATATGTAAGTTTTTTGGGTTTGTCGATATATGTCATTTTTCAGAGGGTTTTATCTAAAATTTTCTCGCTAAAGATATAGTAAATTGTACCTATGAATTTTAATTTAGCTGTTTCTGTTTTATTCAAAGGGGAATAGGACGTATGCAGGTTGTAGAGGATAACGTTAGAATTCAAAGAGAAGATAGTTTGGAATATTACAAAATCATTTGTTCCTTTCCTTATCAAAATCACCCGATATTTTATGAAAACGATTCTGTCCGAAAGGCATATATAAAATTGCTGCATCATTATGCCAAAAAAGATGTGCACTATCAGAAGTACTACAAACCTATCATTACATTATATGAACATTGTTTCAATATAGAAGAGGAAGAAATTTGTAAGGAACAAACCTCTCAGAGTAGTCTAAAATTGGCCAAAGAAATTCGAAAAACGAGATGGAAGCTTGAGAAAGCAAAACTTTATGTATATAACTACAAATACATGTTTTTCGCGCACTATTTGTTGTTAATATATGGATATGTATCTATGGATCATCCTTGCGTATTAGACGTAACCTATAAACACAATTTAAAAATTAATTATAAAGATGCAGAAACCATTGTTCGTTTTATCAATGCGCTAAAAGCTGGAGATTTCGAAGCAGCAAAGTCGTATTTGAATCTAAAGAAGTTTCATTATTTGCGTTTTTATTACGATGCGTATAAGAAACAAGTAGAATTTTTGAAAGATGTGGAGAAAAGATATTTAATTGTAGGAACCATGAGTTCTGGTAAATCAACTTTTTTAAATAGTTTAATAGGGCAAGAGATATTTCCTTCTCAAAACGAAGCATGCACTTCAAAAGTGTTTACATACGCTCACCGTCCTTACATTAAACATTTCATTGTACAACATGACCAAAGTGAATTTTTCGATTGTCTAATCGATGGTGTTGAAAGCACAATGAATGAATTGAACGAAAATCCGTTAATTGAACATGTATACGTAGAAGGAAAAATGTCCGATATATTTCAGGTTGAAAGTAGAGTCGTGTTTATTGATACCCCAGGTACCAATAATTCCATGAATCGCAGCCATGAAGATATTACTTTTAAAGCGATTCAAAGTGAACAATACGATGCAATATTTTATTTAATTAACGCTACTCAGCTTGGTACGGACGATGATCGAAGGTTGCTTAGCTATGTGAAAGAGCATATCGAAAATAATAGCGACAAGCAGGTCGTATTCATTGTAAACAAAGCCGATGAAATCGATGAAGAGGCAAATGAATCGCTTCAAGGATTGTTAGAGAGTACAAAAACATACTTAAAGCAAAATGGATTTGAGAAACCCTCTATAATACTGCTTTCCGCTTATGTGGGAAATTTATGTCAAAAAGTTTTAAAAGGGGAAGATTTAACGAGAAGGGAACAAAATCAATTCGATTTCTTTTATGACTATTTTGCGGAAGAAACACAAGACTTGACAAAATATGCAACAATACCTTGCGCGTTTCAAGCGGAGGTCCCGAATGATCAACGGGAGGTGAAAATAAAAAATAAAACATACGATATCAAACGCATTTATACCGTTTTACAACAGTCAGGAATTTATCAAATTAAAAATTACATGTAATTTAGGAGGAGACAGTGAAATGATTGATGTTTATATGAAATACAATCCTTACACCGTTGAAACTGCAATCGAAATAGACGGAAAAAATGTTATGGAAAACGGAAAGTTAAGTAAGTATAAAAATGAGAGACTGCAAGTATGGATTCACGAGTTGATTCCTACATTGATTGAAGAGTTAAATGAAGATAGTATACATATTCGCTTTAAAGGAACATTGCCTGATTATGAAGATTTACTAGAAATTTGTGAACAGTATATAAAGAATCATTCGTCACTTTCTCTTTATGTTGAGCACATTCCAGCAAAAGAAACCGCTGATAAAATTGGAGAATTAAAGAAATTAGTTGAACATATGCAAAACGGCCCTTTTGAAGCTTTGCGTGATAAAAGAATACAGGAAAATTTTCATAAGGCTTTAAATAGCGAATTTGAAATCGCTGTTATTGCCACGATGAGTTCTGGAAAATCAACATTGATCAACGCATTATTAGGAAAAGAATTAATGCCTTCAAAAAACGAGGCGTGCACAGCGACCATCGCTCGAATTAAAAACGTTCCTGAACGTTCCACTTTTTCAGCTGTTTGTTACGATGCTTATGGGAATGAAATTGCGTCCAAAGAAAATGTAACCTATGAGGATATGGATGCCTTTAATAGTAATCCAGCGGTGTCCGTCATTCAAGTGGAAGGAAATATTCCGCCGATCTCCGCAAAGAAAATGAATTTAGTGCTGGTGGATACCCCAGGTCCTAATAACTCAATGAACCATAACCACAGAGAGCATACATATCGTGTTATTAAAGATGATGATAAACCAATGGTGCTGTATGTTTTAAATGGAACGCAACTGAATACAGATGATGATTATTTTCTGCTCAATAGTGTTGCAGAGGCAATGAAAGTTGGTGGAAAACAATCAAAAGATCGTTTTATTTTTGCTGTCAATAAAGCGGATGAGTTTGATCCGGAAAAAGGGGAAGACTTACGTGGCGTTTTAGAACGTGTCAAAAAATATTTAGAAAAGCATGGAATTGAAAATCCGAATATTTACCCTATATCAGCTGAAACTGCGAAGGTTATCCGAATGTATCAAAACGGAATCAATTTAACGAGAAAACAAAGACAAATATTGAACGGAATTGATTTATTTATTGAAGAACCGATTATGCATTTAGAACAGTACGCGCCGTTAAGTCCGTCATTAAAAAATGGGATAGCAGACAAAATCATGATGGCAAGAGATCACCAAGATCGATACACAGAAGCGCTTTATCATTCCGGTATTCCATCTATAGAAGCAGCAATTAATGAATATTTGGACAAATATGCGGTCACATCGAAAATCGCCAACGCGGTTAACTCATTTAAAAAAATTGTCGAACGAGAGCGCATTGCGCAAAAACTTCAAGAGGACATAAAAAACGATGAGCAGAAGCGTCAAGAAATTCATAGAGAAATGGAACGGATCGGAGGGGAATTAGAACAAGGTGAAAAAGCGAAGCAGTTTAGAGAAAAAATTGAAAAGTTAGACTTTAAGAATGTTAAGAGTCGTATTGAAGAAATAAGGACAAAAATTTTTGATGAGGAGTTAAGGAAACTTACCGAAAAATTTTTTAATAAAGACTTTCCTAAGCATGAAGCCTATTCTATTTTGAATCGTGCAAAAAAAGGAGCAGAAGCGATACAAAGCAATGCTATCACTGAGTTAGAAAAAGCAATAACAGGTGAATTACGTAACGATGCTCAAAAATATATTGATGAGTATCGATCGTATATTCGTAATATTGTTGGTTTTGACGAAGGAAAATGGCCAACTTGGGCGCCAATTGAATTTTTTGAAGCAGATTTGCCGGAGGTTGACGATTTAATAAATTCCTACACATATAAAGAAAAAGAATGGGTCGGTACGCGGACAGTGAAAAATAAAAATAAAAAATGGTATAAGCCATGGACGTGGCTTTCGTCTAAGTACATCGAAGAGGATGTATATGAGGATAGAGAATACGTTGATAAAGATCGAGTTCGAGATAAGTTTTTAGGGGATTTTATTTATTCATTAGAAGAAAATTTCGCTAATGCGATAAATCATTTAGAAGAGAAAAAGGTGGAGTTAAAAGAACACTTTATTTCTGAAATTAATCAGCTTGAGGAAGAAATGAAAAAGCGTGTGCAAGAACTTAAAGAAATGGCAAGTCACAACAATGAACTGCAAAAAAGAATCGAAGAAAATGAAAGGAAAAAACAATGGCTTGATGATTTTATTGCCAGATTAGATGCGATTCTCGAAATATAAAATCGAAAGGAAGGAAATAGAAATGGCAAATTCAACAACGTTTTTAGATCAAGCGATTCAAGAAAAAAACGTCCGTAAAATCCGAAGTGCTATTGTTTCATATATTATGGCCGATCCGCTTGATCGAAATAATGAAACTTTGAAAGTGATTGATAAGGTGAAGTCGGCCGGAATTCATATATGGGAAGAGCATGACGGGAGAGATTTCGAGCACGACCGGACAAAATGGGACAAAAAATATTTTTCGCAACTGCAAGCGCAATTAATGACAAATTTCTCTAAAGAGCGATTCCATCATACGATGGAAGTTGGCAAAGAAGTGTATAAAGGAGAATTAACAGCAAAATCATCTGATTCCTCTAATCATTTTTCGAAAGTAAATATTTCGAGAAATGTGGGAAGTAAAAAAAACAATACATCGCTGGGAAAGAATATTGTGGCAGGAATGGTGGTGATAGCCACAGCAGCAGTATTGTATTATTTAATAAAATATCTAATAAAAAAATGAGCGAGGAGCCTGAAATATGCTTTAAACAACAAATGGCGAATAAAAACAGAGAACAGTTTGAAAAAGAACGGAAAATAATGAGCACTTCACGAAACAAATAATACAAAGTTGAGGGTGGTCTCATGAATACACTGGATGTCCGCAAAGAAAATGACCTTATTCAATCGTTTCAGTTGGCAAGTGAATTTGTCGAAAAAAACTACTTATCTGAGCTAACGACACATGAGGTGGTATCAATACCGCCTCATATTGAAAATATAACGGTGAGACAGCATATTCGTTTATTTAAAATTACAAAGATTGTTTATGATCAAAACGAGGATACTTCAGAGAAGCTCATTAATATTTTTAATACCGTAGGAAATTTGAATAGTTCTCTTATTCTTATTCTCGACAGTAAAGGAACAGATGTAGATTTATATATTGGAGTACGTTCGCTCGATTTGCAACGAAGCGTAAATGAAGCGAAAGATGGATTGCAAAAAAGTTTTAACGGCCATTTCCCAGGAACAGAACTGCGTAATTTGCGAAATAGTGAAATTGAGAAAATTATACAAAATATATTTGAATCACGATTGAGCGAATCAAAAAAAGTGGTAACAGCAGTTTCAGGGATTCCAGCACTAAAAGATGTTGATAAAAAAAGCTATATACAGGGGCTGGAAAAATTAATTGACTCGATGAAAGGTGAAACATATTCGGCAATATTTATTGCCGATCCTGTACAACCGAAAACAATTGCTGAAATTTATCGTGGTTATGAAACTCTATACTCACAACTTGTCCCGTTTCAACAAACGGAACTGTCTTTTAGTGAGAATGATACTAAAGCTGTCGCCGAAGGAATCAGCAATAGTGTTACGAATACCATTAATGAAAGCCTTGCTAAAACACAAAGTCACACAAAAGGTTCAACCGAAGGAAGTTCCCGTAATGAAAGTGTTTCTAAAGGAGGAAACACAGGATTTTCTCTCTTTTTATCAGTAGGGAAAAATCGAACATCGACGGAAGGGATAACGGTTAATTCAACGTTAAGCACATCAGATACAGAAGGGACAACTAGAACGACAGGGACATCAAAATCAGAAGCAACAACAACTAGTAAATCAGAAACGATCACAGAGGGAACAAGCAGAAGTTTGCAAATTAAGTTTGAAAATAAATCGGTTACCAACTTGCTTGAGAAAATTGATGAACAGTTAAAGCGTCTAAAAAGTTCGGAAGATTACGGCTTATGGAATTGCGCTTGTTATTTTGTCGCAGAAGACGCCCAAACGGCAAAAGTGGCTGCAAGTACGTACCAGTCGATTATGCGCGGAGATAATTCCTCTGTGGAACATTCTGTTATTAATACATGGGATAATGGTAATCAACAAAAATTAGAAATGATTACGAAGTATTTAACAAAACTGCATCATCCGCTCATTCGCCTGCAAGCGAATAATGGGCTAAACGTTCCTTACGTATCTCCGGGGACGCTCATTAATGGAAGGGAGCTAGCGATTAGTTTTGCGTTGCCGCGAAAATCAGTCAGTGGTTTGCCAGTTATGGAAGCAGTTGAGTTTGGGAGGAATGTTTGGACATATGACAATAAAAATGATGAGAAAAAGCAAATATCTATAGGAAAAATATTTCATATGGGACGTTCCGAAGATACAGAAGTTACTCTTGATTTGCAAAGTCTTTCTATGCATACATTCATTACAGGATCGACGGGATCTGGTAAGTCTAATACGGTTTATACGTTATTAGATCGGCTCGGAAAGGAAAATATACATTTTCTGGTTATCGAACCTGCCAAAGGTGAATACAAACAAATATTTGGTGGCAAGAAAAATGTTCATATTTTTGGAACCAATCCGGCTTTGTCTACCTTATTAAAAATTAACCCGTTTCGATTTCCGGATAATATTCATGTGTTAGAACATATTGACCGATTGATTGAAATTTTTAATGCATGCTGGCCGATGTATGCAGCTATGCCAGCTATTTTAAAAGAGGCGATTGAACAAAGCTATGAAAGATGTGGCTGGGATTTAGAGGAATCGACGAATTTCTATGAAAATCCAATTTTCCCGACGTTCCAAGAATTGCTCAGCACATTGCCGGAAGTCATCAACAATTCCGCTTATTCTCAAGATACAAAAAATGATTATATCGGTGCGTTAGTGACGAGAGTTCATTCACTGACAAACGGTTTAATTGGCCGCATGTTTTCTGATGATGAAACAGATAACACGATATTGTTTGACCAGAATTGTTTAATTGACTTAAGTCGAATTGGTTCAACAGAAACGAAAGCATTAATGATGGGGATTTTATTGATGCGGTTACAAGAACATCGCATGGCATTTACACCAACAATGAATCATGAATTGCAACACGTAACCGTATTAGAAGAAGCTCACCATTTATTAAGACGTACAAATTTTGACCAAACTCAGGAAAGTGCTAATCTTCAAGGGAAAGCGGTTGAAATGCTGACAAATGCGATTGCGGAAATGCGGACTTATGGTGAAGGATTTATTATTGTTGATCAATCCCCGGGGCTGTTAGACCGTTCAGTCATTCGAAACACCAATACAAAAATTATTCTTCGTCTGCCGGACAGATATGATCGTGAAAATGTCGGAAAAGCTACCACGTTGAGTGAGCAACAAATTAATGAGGTAGCAAAATTGAAAACGGGGGTTGCCGTTATTTACCAAAATAACTGGCTTGAACCTGTTCTATGTGAGATCGATGAATTTAAAAGCGCGGAACCTTATATTCATATGAATGATGTCAATAACGACAATGATAAGCAAATGCGGAGTAATATTATCCAGCTGCTTTTAGAAGGACGGGTAGCTGCAGAACAAAAACTCGATTTAAGCCATCTCGATATCCATTCACTTATAAAATGGTTGGAACAGCAAGAGATTCATTTGAAAGAAAAGCAAATATTAATAGATAATTTGTATCAATATATAGAAAAGAGAACAATGAGTTTGTGGGAAACAAATCGTTTTGAGGAATTGGCGCATATTGCAGCTCTTTTTGTGCCAGTAGAAAAATTATTGCGATTTGCAAGAAGTTCTAAAGATTTTAATGAATGGAACGAACGTGTAAGTTTAGCGTTGAAGAGATATGTTGACTTTCAAG
Protein-coding regions in this window:
- a CDS encoding ATP-binding protein, coding for MNTLDVRKENDLIQSFQLASEFVEKNYLSELTTHEVVSIPPHIENITVRQHIRLFKITKIVYDQNEDTSEKLINIFNTVGNLNSSLILILDSKGTDVDLYIGVRSLDLQRSVNEAKDGLQKSFNGHFPGTELRNLRNSEIEKIIQNIFESRLSESKKVVTAVSGIPALKDVDKKSYIQGLEKLIDSMKGETYSAIFIADPVQPKTIAEIYRGYETLYSQLVPFQQTELSFSENDTKAVAEGISNSVTNTINESLAKTQSHTKGSTEGSSRNESVSKGGNTGFSLFLSVGKNRTSTEGITVNSTLSTSDTEGTTRTTGTSKSEATTTSKSETITEGTSRSLQIKFENKSVTNLLEKIDEQLKRLKSSEDYGLWNCACYFVAEDAQTAKVAASTYQSIMRGDNSSVEHSVINTWDNGNQQKLEMITKYLTKLHHPLIRLQANNGLNVPYVSPGTLINGRELAISFALPRKSVSGLPVMEAVEFGRNVWTYDNKNDEKKQISIGKIFHMGRSEDTEVTLDLQSLSMHTFITGSTGSGKSNTVYTLLDRLGKENIHFLVIEPAKGEYKQIFGGKKNVHIFGTNPALSTLLKINPFRFPDNIHVLEHIDRLIEIFNACWPMYAAMPAILKEAIEQSYERCGWDLEESTNFYENPIFPTFQELLSTLPEVINNSAYSQDTKNDYIGALVTRVHSLTNGLIGRMFSDDETDNTILFDQNCLIDLSRIGSTETKALMMGILLMRLQEHRMAFTPTMNHELQHVTVLEEAHHLLRRTNFDQTQESANLQGKAVEMLTNAIAEMRTYGEGFIIVDQSPGLLDRSVIRNTNTKIILRLPDRYDRENVGKATTLSEQQINEVAKLKTGVAVIYQNNWLEPVLCEIDEFKSAEPYIHMNDVNNDNDKQMRSNIIQLLLEGRVAAEQKLDLSHLDIHSLIKWLEQQEIHLKEKQILIDNLYQYIEKRTMSLWETNRFEELAHIAALFVPVEKLLRFARSSKDFNEWNERVSLALKRYVDFQENGAYEKAFIQCILRERSKESDEFKDFYFKWIEHYRRESVV